Below is a genomic region from Candidatus Anaeroferrophillus wilburensis.
GCACCACTTCACGGGCGTCAATCACGGTCAGCCGATCGACGTCGGCGGCGGTTCTGATGGGGTGATCAAGCACCGGTCCGCGGCTTTCAATAAATTCAAAACCGGCGCCCATCCCTTCCAGCGGCACCAGAATATCGGAAAAAAGAATTGCGGCATCAAGTTCCATCCGGCGCAGTGGTTGCAGGGTTACTTCAACCGCCAGCTCCGGCTGCTTGCACATTTGCCAGAATGAATATTTTTCCCGCAGAGCCCGGTATTCAGGCAGGTAGCGACCGGCCTGGCGCATCATCCAGACAGGAGTGCAATCAACCGCCTGCCGGCGGCAGGCTTGTAAGAAACGACTGTTTTCCATGCTATTCTCCTTGTATAATAGTTATGTTTCCATAGCATGGTACTGAAACCTGATTCAAGCAATTTGTGTACAATTGCATTGATTCACCTCCTATGGTATGTAGCCGTTGACCAGATCGCTGACCATACTGATGGATGCCCGCAACCCATGCCTCCTTTTGTTATTCACTCACCATTCGAACCCCAGGGCGACCAGCCGGCGGCCATTGACCGGCTGACGGAAGGTCTGCGCTTTGGGGCAAGAGCACAGACCCTGCTGGGAGTGACCGGTTCCGGTAAAACCTTTACCCTGGCCCAGGTCATTGCCAGAGTCCAGAAAACCACTTTGGTCATTGCTCCCAACAAAACCCTGGCCGCGCAGCTCTACCAGGAATTCAAGGATCTCTTTCCTGACAATAAAGTCGAGTATTTTGTCAGCTACTATGACTACTACCAGCCGGAAGCCTATATTCCCAGTACTGACACCTTTATTGAAAAGGATTCATCCATCAATGAGCAGATTGACAAGCTGCGCCATGCGGCCACCGTCGCTCTGTTGGAGCGTGAGGATGTCATTATTGTCGCCAGCGTTTCCTGCATTTACGGCCTGGGTTCGCCGGAAGCCTACAAAGGGATGCTGCTTTACCTGGAAACCGGTCGGGATATCAACCGTGAAGAAGTGATGCGCAAGCTGGTGGAAATCCAGTACCAGCGCAATGAGATTGATTTCCATCGGGGAACCTTCCGGGTGCGGGGTGACGTGGTGGATGTTTTCCCTGCCAATATGGAGGATACCGCCCTGCGGCTGGAATTCTTCGGCGACGAGCTTGAACAGCTGTCCCTGTTTGATCCCCTGACCGGCAGGATGCTGGAAAAACGGCTGAAGTTTACTATTTATCCGGCCAGTCACTATGTCACTCCGGAAGAGAACCTCGGGCGGGCAATCAAGGCCATTCAAGATGAATTGAGGGACCGGCTGCAGTATTTTCAGGCCAATCAGCAGTTGCTGGAGGCCCAGCGACTAGAGCAGCGGACCATGTTTGATATTGAAATGATGGAGCAGATGGGCCACTGTCAGGGGATTGAAAATTATTCCCGCCATCTCACCGGCCGGCAGCCGGGCGAACCGCCGCCGACCCTGATGGATTATCTGCCCCGTGACCACCTGCTGATCATCGATGAATGCCATGTTACCGTACCCCAAATCCGGGGGATGTACCGTGGCGACCGCTCCCGAAAGGAAACCCTGGTCAGCTACGGCTTCCGTCTGCCCTCAGCCCTTGACAACCGGCCTTTGCAGTTTGAAGAATTTGAGCAGCTGACCAACCAGGTCATTTATGTCTCTGCGACTCCCGGTGATTATGAGCTGGAGCAGTCCGGCTCCCAGGTGGTCGAACAGATCATCAGACCCACCGGGCTGGTGGACCCGGAAGTCATGGTACTGCCGGCCAGCAGCCAGGTTGACGATCTTCTCGGCCGCATCAGGCCGGTAGTGGAGTGGGGCGAGCGGGTGCTGGTAACCACCCTGACCAAACGGATGGCCGAAGATCTCTGCGATTACCTGCAGCAGCTGGATTTCAAGGTTCGCTACCTCCACAGCGACATTGATACCCTGGAGCGGACCGAGTTGATCCGCAACCTGCGCCTCGGAACCTTTGATATCCTGGTGGGCATCAATCTGCTGCGGGAAGGACTTGATATCCCCGAAGTTTCCCTGGTGGCCATTCTGGATGCTGATAAAGAGGGGTTTTTACGCTCTCACCGTTCCCTTATCCAGACATCAGGGCGGGCAGCCCGTAATCTCCACGGCAAGGTGATCATGTACGCCGACCGGGTTACCGGTTCGATGCACAGCGCTCTTGACGAAATGGAGAGGCGGCGGGAAAAACAGCAGCAGTACAATCTGCTCCATCATATCACCCCCACCAGTGTGGTGAAAAAAGTGCAGGAATCCATTGAGGTTGGCTACGGGGAGGGAGTGCCAGCGGCTGAAAGTGGTGCCGAAGAGCTGGCAGGCATTCTGGCCAAAGGGGAAAAAGCCTGCGAGCGGATGGTCAAGCGCTGGGAAAAGGAGATGGCTGCCGCCGCCAAAGCACTCAATTTTGAGCGGGCGGCCGAACTGCGGGACCAGATCAAGCGCCTGAAAACCGAAATGATCCTTGCCTGACAGGCATGCCGGCAGCAGAGTATCGTCATTTCAAGATGTTTGGCTGTGGTTATTGGCAGCGGATGTCCGCAGGGATTACAAAAAACCCCTTGCTTTATTCTGTAAAGAGAGTAAAAGAGATACTCATTGTAAAGTATTGCCTGTTTTTTGTTATGAGAGACTGCTGTATCGAATCGCGCAATCCTCTTGTATTGGGATCGCGCGATTTTTTTATTTTCCGTTAAAAGGCGCCTTGTCTATGCAGGGTGTTTCAGTTCTGGTTGCATCGTGATGCAATCCCCAACATACCCATCAGCAGAAAGAACACACATTATGAACACATTTGCAGATTTTGGCATCAACAACGAAATTCTCAAGAGTCTGTCATCCCTGGGTTTTCAGGAGCCAACGCCGGTTCAGGCCAAAGTCATTCCCTTGATGCTGGAACGGCAAAGTGACCTGGTCAGTCTGGCGCAAACCGGAACCGGCAAAACCGCCGCGTTCGGCCTGCCGCTCATTCAACTGACTGATACCAACAGCAGACAGACTCAGGCTTTGGTTCTGTGTCCCACACGGGAGCTGTGCGTTCAGGTCGCCAGAGATTTGACCGCTTTTTGCCGGTATATCGAGGGGATAATGGTGTTGGCGGTGTACGGCGGCGCCAATATTGAACCACAGATCAGAGCCCTGCGGCGCGGAGCCCAGATTATTGTCGCCACCCCGGGCCGCCTCAATGATCTGATCAACCGCGGTAATGTCAACATTTCAGGGGTGCGCTATGTTGTTTTCGATGAAGCCGATGAGATGATGCAAATGGGTTTTCAGGAGGAATTGAACGCCATCCTGGCGAATACGCCCGCCGAAAAAAACACTTTGCTGTTTTCGGCTACTATGTCGAGAGAAGTTGCGGCCATTGCCAGCAAGTATATGACTGATCCGGTGGAAATTACCATCGGCAAGCGCAATGCCGGTGCCGAGAATGTCGATCATGAATATTACATGGTCCATGCCAGGGATCGCTACCTCGCCCTGCGGCGGATCATAGACAACTGTCCTGACAACTACTCGATTGTTTTCTGCCGTACCCGGCAGGAGACCCATGACATTGCCAATCAATTGATCCAGGACGGCTACAATGCCGATGCCTTGCATGGCGATCTGACCCAGGCCCAGCGCGATCAGGTAATGGGGAAATTCCGCTCCAGAAAACTGCAGATCCTGGTGGCCACCGATGTTGCTGCCCGCGGTCTGGACGTGAATGATCTCACCCATGTGATCAATTACAACCTGCCTGACGACCTTGCCAACTACACCCACCGCAGCGGTCGTACCGGCCGGGCCGGTCGGACCGGCATCTCGGTGGTTATCATCCATATGAAGGAACGCTACAAGATCAGTGAGATTGAGCGGAAAATCAATAAGAAGTTCAAGCAGTGTCGGATTCCTTCAGGGCTGGAGATCTGCAAAAAGCAGTTGGTGAGCTTGGTTGACGACATTGCGAATGTTACGGTGAACCATGAGCAGATTGATCCCTTGTACGGGGAAATTGCCGAAAAGCTTGAGTCCCTGGACCGTGATGAGCTCATCAAACGATTTGTTTCCCTGGAGTTTGACCGCTTCCTGAAATACTACCGGAACGCTCCCGATCTCAATGTCAGGGACAGCGCACCGAAACGATCCGGGCAAAGGGAACGGCAGGGGAGAGTTCCGGTTGTCCAGGCAAACCAGAAACAGAAATTCACCCGTTTTTTCCTTAATGTCGGCCGGCGCGACGGGATTATTCCCCAGGGGCTGATTGGCACGATTAATGACGTTCCTGGAGGCGGGCGGATCAAGGTGGGAAAAATTGAAATTATGCGCAATACTGCGCTTCTTGAAGCCGACAGCAGGTACACCCACCAGATTCTTGATGCTTTTCAGCGTCTGAAAATCAATGGCAAAACAGTGTCCATTAAAGTCGCCCGCGGCAACCATGCCGCCAATCAGCCCCAGGTCTAGCGGGAAAGACCGATATCAAGGGCTAACTAAGACTGCAGGAAGGGTTGTACAGCAAACAAGAAACCGATAGTGGCAGCCATGCCGATGCAGCAGAAACTCCAAGGAGAGTGATGATGGTTATTTATGTCGGTCAACTGCCTTTCACGACGAACGAAAGTGATTTGAAGGAACTTTTTGCGGCGTTTGGTGAGATCGCCAGTGTCAAATTGATCATGGATCACTATTCAGGCAGATCAAAAGGCTATGGCTTCATTGACATGCCGAGCAACTCGGAAGCTGATGCAGCGATCAAGGCCCTGAACAAAACCATGTTTCAGGGCAGGGAGATCAAAGTAAATCAGGTGCATAAAGAGCGCCGTGGCAAGCGTTCAAAGCGCCGTTCTCGCTATTAATCGTCTGGTCTGATGTGTTTATGGTCCATGCCAGCAGGTCACTCAGGGCGGTGGAGGCAGTGAGATAGGGCTCTTGGCTAGCCAGGGCGCGATGTTGAATCTCCCGCAGCAGCCGGCATGATGACCACGACTCGACCTTGGCTTTCGGCCCAGGCGGAGAGTCGGATACATATCCCCACATGTGCTGCAGGGCGTTTTGCAGGCCGCTGGTCGATGGTGGCTGGCGCAGCAGCGCCGTCAGCAGCTCAGCCAGTTCTGCGCAATCATTTTTGGCCCGCCGTCCAGCCACCTGCCGACCTATTTCCCGATAAAGATTGACATCCCGGGCAAGCACCGAATATTTATGCTGGCTCCACAGCTGCTGGACATTTTTTGGTAAGGGTATCCGGCCAGGTTCCTTGTCGCGGTATTTTTCGGCCAGCAGCTGAAACTGCCGGCCGGGCAGATCAATATACGATTCCGGCCAACGGCCTTGCCCGTCCTCCGTTACCACCGGCGATCTGTCGGTAAATCCCCGCAATGACATTTCAGCTGCCAGCAACGTGTGCCGCTGTCTCAACGCCCAGCCATAACCAACCCAGCGCAGGGTTTCGGGATGTCTCGCATAGCCTTTTTTCCCATTGGTAATAATTGAGACAATGCCGTGCAGCTCTCGATGTTCACCAAGCAGACTTCCCCGGTTCAAATAACCCGGATTGATATCCCAAACTCTCATGTTTTATTCCGTTTACTGTTTGGCTGCAATTGCAATGCCGGCCGCCATCATCACCGCCACGGCAGAGCGGTTGAGCCGGCCGATTGCTTTATGACTTGAAAATAACCGCCGGGCATAGGTGGCGGCGGCAGCGTAGACGATGAGAACACCACTTAAAACAATGGCGACAATACCAGCGATCATCGCCGCATCCGTTGCCTGCAAACTCGACAAATCGATAAAGGTTGGCAGAAAACCGCAGTAGAAAACGATGACCTTTGGATTGGCCAAGGTGACCAACAGGCCGCTTATGAGATTAGCAGTCGGCCGCGCATCTTTTGACTGGGGAGCTGACGAAGCAAACGCGTGCGGCTTTGCCCGCCAGATGGTGATGCCAAGCCAGAAGAGGTAGGCGCCGCCGCCGATTTTCACGACAATAAAAAGTTTCCCCAGGGTTTGCGCCGCCAGGGAAAGCCCGAAGAGGACAAACAACAGATAGATGAGGTCACCCATGACAATGCCGGCAATAACCGCCAGGGCGGAGTGAAAACCGGAGGCCAGTGACCTGGACACAGTGGCGGCCACTCCCGGTCCGGGGCTGGCCGCCAGAATCAGCATGGCAACAGAAAAACTGACAAGTGAAAGCGTATTCATGGTCATTCCGCTTGGATGCGGCCATCATTGAGATGGATGACGGTTTCAGCGTTTTCTGTGATCTCAAGGTCATGGGTTGCCATAACGATGGTGCACTGATGATCCCGCCCCAGGTCATGCATCAGTTCGACCACCAGTCGGCCGGTTGCCGAGTCCAGGTTGGCAGTCGGTTCGTCGGCCAGCAATATTCTGGGATTGTGGGCGATGGCTCGCGCCATGGCCACCCGCTGGGTTTCCCCGCTGGAAAGCTCATGGGGCAGGGCCGTTGCCGCTGAGGCAAGTCCGATCCGCTCCAGCAGTTCACTGATCCGCCGGGCCTGGCTGCTTCCCGTAATGTGATTTAAGGTAAGGGGAAAGCCGATATTTTCGGCAACGGTCAGATAGGACAAAAGATTACCCCGCTGAAAGACAAAACCCACTGAGCGGCGTTGAAACAGGCTCAGTTCGCGGGCACTGAGGTCATAGATCGGCGTGCCGAAGCAGGTGATTGTTCCGGTATCCGGCGGCTCCAGGCCGCCCATGCAGTTCAAAAGCGTTGATTTGCCCGACCCAGATTTGCCGATAATGGCGGCAAATCTGCCTGCTTCCAGGCAAAAGGAAATGTCGTTCAACGCTTTTACTTCCCGACGTCCTGATTGGAACACCTTGGTTACCGATTCCAGTTGTATCATCGACTCAAATCATCCTTATAATCTCAGCGGCTTTTTTCCTGGCCAGCAGTACTGCCGGCCAGGTTGCGGCTATCAGACTGAAGCAGAGTGCGGTTGCCGGCGGTGCCAGGAGGGAAAAAACCGTCAGACGCGGATAGATGATTCCCGATACGCTGAAATAGCGGTTGTGGGAGGTCAAGGCGGTTATGTCAAGGCCGCCGGACGCGGCAATCCCCCATACCGCCAGCAGGCCGATCAGCAGGCCGACACCGCAGGCAATGATGTTCATCAACGCTACTTTCAGGACGATCAGAATGGACATTTCTGTGGTAGTTACTCCCATGGCTTTCATAATGCCGTATTCACGGATGTTCTTGATGATGAAAAT
It encodes:
- the uvrB gene encoding excinuclease ABC subunit UvrB, with amino-acid sequence MPPFVIHSPFEPQGDQPAAIDRLTEGLRFGARAQTLLGVTGSGKTFTLAQVIARVQKTTLVIAPNKTLAAQLYQEFKDLFPDNKVEYFVSYYDYYQPEAYIPSTDTFIEKDSSINEQIDKLRHAATVALLEREDVIIVASVSCIYGLGSPEAYKGMLLYLETGRDINREEVMRKLVEIQYQRNEIDFHRGTFRVRGDVVDVFPANMEDTALRLEFFGDELEQLSLFDPLTGRMLEKRLKFTIYPASHYVTPEENLGRAIKAIQDELRDRLQYFQANQQLLEAQRLEQRTMFDIEMMEQMGHCQGIENYSRHLTGRQPGEPPPTLMDYLPRDHLLIIDECHVTVPQIRGMYRGDRSRKETLVSYGFRLPSALDNRPLQFEEFEQLTNQVIYVSATPGDYELEQSGSQVVEQIIRPTGLVDPEVMVLPASSQVDDLLGRIRPVVEWGERVLVTTLTKRMAEDLCDYLQQLDFKVRYLHSDIDTLERTELIRNLRLGTFDILVGINLLREGLDIPEVSLVAILDADKEGFLRSHRSLIQTSGRAARNLHGKVIMYADRVTGSMHSALDEMERRREKQQQYNLLHHITPTSVVKKVQESIEVGYGEGVPAAESGAEELAGILAKGEKACERMVKRWEKEMAAAAKALNFERAAELRDQIKRLKTEMILA
- a CDS encoding DEAD/DEAH box helicase, translating into MNTFADFGINNEILKSLSSLGFQEPTPVQAKVIPLMLERQSDLVSLAQTGTGKTAAFGLPLIQLTDTNSRQTQALVLCPTRELCVQVARDLTAFCRYIEGIMVLAVYGGANIEPQIRALRRGAQIIVATPGRLNDLINRGNVNISGVRYVVFDEADEMMQMGFQEELNAILANTPAEKNTLLFSATMSREVAAIASKYMTDPVEITIGKRNAGAENVDHEYYMVHARDRYLALRRIIDNCPDNYSIVFCRTRQETHDIANQLIQDGYNADALHGDLTQAQRDQVMGKFRSRKLQILVATDVAARGLDVNDLTHVINYNLPDDLANYTHRSGRTGRAGRTGISVVIIHMKERYKISEIERKINKKFKQCRIPSGLEICKKQLVSLVDDIANVTVNHEQIDPLYGEIAEKLESLDRDELIKRFVSLEFDRFLKYYRNAPDLNVRDSAPKRSGQRERQGRVPVVQANQKQKFTRFFLNVGRRDGIIPQGLIGTINDVPGGGRIKVGKIEIMRNTALLEADSRYTHQILDAFQRLKINGKTVSIKVARGNHAANQPQV
- a CDS encoding RNA-binding protein, with the protein product MVIYVGQLPFTTNESDLKELFAAFGEIASVKLIMDHYSGRSKGYGFIDMPSNSEADAAIKALNKTMFQGREIKVNQVHKERRGKRSKRRSRY
- a CDS encoding DUF1722 domain-containing protein; protein product: MRVWDINPGYLNRGSLLGEHRELHGIVSIITNGKKGYARHPETLRWVGYGWALRQRHTLLAAEMSLRGFTDRSPVVTEDGQGRWPESYIDLPGRQFQLLAEKYRDKEPGRIPLPKNVQQLWSQHKYSVLARDVNLYREIGRQVAGRRAKNDCAELAELLTALLRQPPSTSGLQNALQHMWGYVSDSPPGPKAKVESWSSCRLLREIQHRALASQEPYLTASTALSDLLAWTINTSDQTINSENGALNACHGALYAPDLL
- a CDS encoding LysE family translocator, with the protein product MNTLSLVSFSVAMLILAASPGPGVAATVSRSLASGFHSALAVIAGIVMGDLIYLLFVLFGLSLAAQTLGKLFIVVKIGGGAYLFWLGITIWRAKPHAFASSAPQSKDARPTANLISGLLVTLANPKVIVFYCGFLPTFIDLSSLQATDAAMIAGIVAIVLSGVLIVYAAAATYARRLFSSHKAIGRLNRSAVAVMMAAGIAIAAKQ
- a CDS encoding ABC transporter ATP-binding protein, translated to MIQLESVTKVFQSGRREVKALNDISFCLEAGRFAAIIGKSGSGKSTLLNCMGGLEPPDTGTITCFGTPIYDLSARELSLFQRRSVGFVFQRGNLLSYLTVAENIGFPLTLNHITGSSQARRISELLERIGLASAATALPHELSSGETQRVAMARAIAHNPRILLADEPTANLDSATGRLVVELMHDLGRDHQCTIVMATHDLEITENAETVIHLNDGRIQAE